The sequence below is a genomic window from Pseudomonas cannabina.
CTGGCCGCGCGCTTCACGAACCGCGGCAAGACTTACACGGCCGTCCGCTATACCAGTAAACAAGGCACGACCAATTATTACACCGCCGATGGCAACAGCATGCGCAAGGCCTTCATCCGCACACCGGTTGACTTCGCGCGCATCAGCTCGATGTTCTCGATGGGTCGCAAACACCCGATCCTGAACAAGATCCGCGCGCACAAAGGTGTCGACTACGCGGCGCCACGCGGCACACCCATCAAGGCAACCGGCGACGGCAAGGTCCTGCTGGCAGGACGTCGTGGCGGTTACGGCAACACGGTGATCATCCAGCACGGCGACACCTACCGCACGTTGTATGGTCACATGCAAGGCTTCGCCAAAGGCGTGCAAACCGGCAGTTCTGTGAAGCAAGGCCAGGTGATCGGCTATATTGGAACCACCGGCTTGTCGACTGGCCCGCATTTGCACTATGAATTTCAGGTCAATGGCGTGCACGTAGACCCGCTGGGTCAGAAGCTTCCGATGGCGGATCCTATCGCCAAATCCGAAAAACAGCGCTTCATGCAGCAAAGCCAACCGTTGATGGCGCGCATGGATCAGGAAAAGGCCACCACGCTGGCCTCCAATAAAAGGTAATCCATGGCCTACTTCTATATAGGTGTGATGTCCGGCAGCAGCCTCGATGGGATCGATATCGCCCTATTGGAGCAGGATAACCGACCGATACTCCTCGCAACCCACTACATTCCCATGCCGGAGGACCTGCATGCGGAATTGTTGGCGCTTTGCTCCAGCGGCACGGATGAGCTGGCTCGTGCGGCCGTTACCGAGCAGAAGTGGTGTCGGCTGGTCGCTGAAGGTGTTCTGACCTTGCTGAAAGAGCAGAACATGGTAGCCGGCCAGATACGCGCCATTGGCAGCCACGGCCAGACCATTCGCCACGAGCCTGCTCGTGGTTACAGCATTCAGATCGGCAACCCGGCCTTGCTTGCCGAGCTGACTGAAATCACCGTGGTGAGTGACTTCCGTCGTCGCGATATCGCTGCTGGTGGCCAGGGCGCGCCCTTAGTACCTGCTTTCCATGAAGCGCTGTTCGATGACAACAAGAATCATCGCGCCGTTCTGAACATTGGCGGGTTCAGCAACCTGAGCCTGATCGAGTCGGATCGACCGGTTGAAGGCTTCGATTGCGGGCCTGGCAACGTACTGCTCGACGCCTGGATTCAATCCAAGCTGACACAAAGCTACGACAAAGACGGCAACTGGGCGGCGAGCGGTCAGGTCAACCAGGAGCTGCTGAACACGCTGCTCAGCGATCCGTTCTTCCAGAC
It includes:
- a CDS encoding anhydro-N-acetylmuramic acid kinase gives rise to the protein MAYFYIGVMSGSSLDGIDIALLEQDNRPILLATHYIPMPEDLHAELLALCSSGTDELARAAVTEQKWCRLVAEGVLTLLKEQNMVAGQIRAIGSHGQTIRHEPARGYSIQIGNPALLAELTEITVVSDFRRRDIAAGGQGAPLVPAFHEALFDDNKNHRAVLNIGGFSNLSLIESDRPVEGFDCGPGNVLLDAWIQSKLTQSYDKDGNWAASGQVNQELLNTLLSDPFFQTKGPKSTGREVFNLGWLRHHLFQFQTLAPEDVQATLLELTALTITESLQSAQSSTTDLLVCGGGAHNTALMNRLADLLPDTKVSSTAKFGVDPDWVEAMAFAWLAHCSLESVPANRPTVTGARGLRILGAIYPA